A DNA window from Candidatus Methylomirabilota bacterium contains the following coding sequences:
- a CDS encoding LLM class flavin-dependent oxidoreductase, with product MRLGYFAMPLHPPGADPAQTMDEDLEQLATLDRLGFGEAWIGEHFTAEWENIPCPDLFIARALGVTRRMKLATGVSCLPNHNPLMLAQRIAQLDQMARGRFYWGVGSGGFPGDFELFGIDPKSGKQRGITRAVLDLVLELWNDPKPGLYKSKHWRFQIPEPQEDIGLRLHLKPYQRPHPPIAVAGVTPKSETLMLAGERGYLPMSINFVPTRVLRTHWEAVEQGAERAARVADRSEWRIARDVHVSDTDAQARREALEGPLARDYRDYFLPLLKKIRGFDILKVDPAMPDADITLDYLLEHIWIVGSPDTVTARLAELREEVGGFGTLLVIAHEGRPRTSWERSMTLLRHRILQRLGD from the coding sequence ATGCGCCTCGGCTACTTCGCAATGCCCCTGCATCCGCCCGGCGCCGATCCGGCCCAGACCATGGACGAGGATCTCGAGCAGCTCGCCACGCTCGACCGGCTGGGCTTCGGCGAGGCGTGGATCGGCGAGCACTTCACCGCCGAGTGGGAGAACATCCCGTGCCCCGATCTGTTCATCGCGCGGGCCCTGGGCGTGACGCGGAGGATGAAGCTGGCGACCGGCGTGTCCTGCCTGCCGAACCACAACCCGCTCATGCTGGCCCAGCGCATCGCCCAGCTCGATCAGATGGCCCGCGGCCGCTTCTACTGGGGCGTGGGCTCGGGGGGGTTCCCCGGCGACTTCGAGCTCTTCGGGATCGACCCGAAGAGCGGCAAGCAGCGCGGGATCACGCGGGCCGTGCTCGACCTCGTGCTCGAGCTGTGGAACGATCCCAAGCCCGGCCTCTACAAGTCGAAGCACTGGCGCTTCCAGATCCCCGAGCCGCAGGAGGACATCGGTCTACGGCTGCACCTCAAGCCCTATCAGCGTCCCCATCCGCCCATCGCGGTGGCGGGCGTGACGCCGAAGTCGGAGACCCTGATGCTGGCCGGCGAGCGCGGCTACCTCCCCATGAGCATCAACTTCGTCCCGACCCGCGTGCTCCGCACGCACTGGGAGGCCGTGGAGCAGGGCGCCGAGCGCGCCGCCCGGGTCGCCGACCGCAGCGAGTGGCGGATCGCCCGCGACGTGCACGTCTCGGACACGGACGCCCAGGCCCGGCGCGAGGCGCTGGAGGGCCCGCTGGCGCGCGACTACCGCGACTACTTCCTGCCGCTGCTCAAGAAGATCCGGGGATTCGACATCCTCAAGGTCGATCCGGCCATGCCGGATGCCGACATCACGCTGGACTATCTCCTGGAGCACATCTGGATCGTGGGCAGCCCCGACACGGTCACGGCGCGCCTGGCCGAGCTGCGCGAGGAGGTGGGCGGCTTCGGGACCCTGCTCGTCATCGCGCACGAGGGACGCCCGCGGACGTCGTGGGAACGCTCGATGACGCTGCTCCGGCACCGGATCCTGCAGCGCCTGGGCGACTGA
- a CDS encoding ABC transporter substrate-binding protein produces MIIVKGFLAVAAALTLLLTTGGAALAQKPILSGPLARLDIKPAVIERNTGPAKGTLTIAQHFALDPGWLDPQNHITALTQQHYDYLVHDALIKPMPQGIHTYSLAEHAEIAVDFSKAGFRLRPGLTFHDGKPLTTADVKWTYENYRGIHFKTFHDRLQRIEVVDDRTIIFHFKKPFLDFLDLFHGGASGIAWIVPKHHYEKVGKDAFRSHPIGAGPYKFVSQQAGVQMVFEAWDGYWRRIPATKTIVVKGIRDPATRLAGLQTGELDLVYGMTGKLLPRVMSDPKLRWDRNFTAVWYLKFPGYTEKDSPFHDKRVRQAVSLAINRPFLAKQESQGIGVPMGNWFTPENPEALKGDGTDLPVPEHNPAKAKQLLAQAGFPNGFDFDWYVPFVPYFDMGERILTDLRGVGIRGKLMSLEGPAFRSMILRGRKGYSGNRTIVQNIDPRPGVRSGIGVFALCTSSASFICDERIDAAWAKYDASINPEERNQLLKTMQRIIIEEYYVVPIYLNPFVSAVGPKVLPEGKGIHRYWDTLHAPYPWPWEVWAVKE; encoded by the coding sequence ATGATCATCGTCAAGGGATTCCTGGCTGTCGCTGCCGCGCTGACCCTGCTCCTCACGACCGGCGGCGCGGCGCTCGCCCAGAAGCCGATCCTGTCCGGGCCTCTGGCCAGGCTGGACATCAAGCCGGCCGTGATCGAGAGGAACACGGGCCCGGCCAAGGGCACGCTCACCATCGCCCAACATTTTGCCCTGGACCCCGGCTGGCTGGATCCCCAGAACCACATCACCGCCCTGACCCAGCAGCATTACGACTACCTGGTCCACGACGCCCTGATCAAGCCGATGCCGCAGGGCATCCACACCTATAGCCTGGCCGAGCACGCCGAGATCGCCGTCGACTTCAGCAAAGCCGGCTTTCGCCTGCGTCCCGGCCTCACGTTCCACGACGGGAAGCCCCTCACCACCGCGGACGTGAAGTGGACGTACGAGAACTACCGGGGCATCCACTTCAAGACCTTCCACGACCGGCTCCAGCGCATCGAGGTCGTGGATGATCGCACGATCATCTTCCATTTCAAGAAGCCCTTCCTGGATTTTCTGGACCTCTTCCACGGTGGGGCCAGTGGCATCGCCTGGATCGTCCCCAAGCACCACTACGAGAAGGTCGGCAAGGACGCGTTCCGGAGCCATCCCATCGGCGCGGGGCCGTACAAGTTCGTCAGCCAGCAGGCCGGCGTGCAGATGGTCTTCGAGGCCTGGGATGGCTACTGGCGCCGGATCCCGGCCACCAAGACCATCGTCGTCAAAGGCATCCGCGATCCCGCGACCCGCCTGGCCGGGCTCCAGACCGGCGAGCTGGACCTGGTCTACGGCATGACGGGCAAGCTCCTGCCCCGGGTGATGTCCGACCCCAAGCTCCGGTGGGATCGCAACTTCACGGCCGTCTGGTATCTGAAGTTCCCCGGCTACACCGAGAAGGACAGCCCCTTCCACGACAAGCGGGTGCGCCAGGCGGTGAGCCTGGCCATCAACCGACCGTTCCTGGCCAAGCAGGAGAGTCAGGGGATCGGCGTCCCCATGGGGAACTGGTTCACGCCAGAAAATCCGGAAGCCTTGAAGGGCGACGGGACGGATCTGCCGGTCCCCGAGCACAATCCGGCGAAGGCCAAGCAGCTCCTGGCTCAGGCCGGGTTCCCCAACGGCTTCGACTTCGACTGGTACGTGCCCTTCGTCCCCTACTTCGACATGGGCGAGCGCATCCTCACCGACCTCCGGGGCGTCGGCATCCGGGGCAAGCTCATGAGCCTGGAGGGCCCGGCCTTTCGGTCCATGATCCTGCGGGGTCGCAAGGGCTACAGCGGCAACCGGACCATCGTGCAGAACATCGACCCGCGGCCGGGAGTCAGGTCGGGCATCGGCGTCTTTGCCCTCTGCACCTCCTCGGCCTCGTTCATCTGCGACGAGCGGATCGACGCAGCGTGGGCGAAGTACGATGCCAGCATCAACCCCGAGGAGCGGAACCAGCTTCTCAAGACGATGCAGCGCATCATCATCGAGGAATACTACGTCGTGCCCATCTACCTGAACCCCTTCGTTTCCGCCGTGGGGCCGAAGGTACTTCCCGAGGGCAAGGGAATCCATCGGTACTGGGATACCCTCCACGCCCCCTACCCGTGGCCGTGGGAGGTGTGGGCGGTCAAAGAATAA
- a CDS encoding TRAP transporter fused permease subunit produces the protein MTDAPPVERSAVDWLLGRGRGPQRGIAFVIVVLSVGLGLFHFYSTLFGQAEGHTHRSTSLALMSLLAFLVFPLGRKSFADSLTWHFAIDLAAMAIVLGAQVWTLLHIDRFVDPGYTATTADVVIGTLLILAVLEGTRRTVGWGLTLTAVFFILQTLHADWFFWIFYGPPTPWRTMVESFFGKEEGLYGIPTAIMSSVLILFILFSAFLATTGIGEFFVRLATALAGRLTGGPAKVSVFSSAFLGTISGSGVANVLMDGVFTIPMMKRAGYRATFAAAVEATASIGGQIMPPIMAAAAFIMADFVGVPFRQVALAAAIPAILYFFCVFMTVHFEARRLGLRKVPREEMPSLPGTLRQDGYLLLPIVALLWYLYQGFTEETAGLMAIATTFLVSFVRRRSRLGPERLLRAFETGARASVTVAMAVAAAGLIIGCVFLSGIGMQFSFVLIKLSGGELWLALVYTAFAAFILGLSLPTTAVYLTLAIIVAPGLVQMGVPKMAAHMFILYMGVTSDLTPPTCLSPFAAAGIAGSPPMATAWQAMRLGAVLYIVPFMFVYSPALLAMGSLPDIVLATLTAALGIFCLAAGLQGWLRRAATPVERALLLGAAAALISPSLYTDMAGIGLLVAALALQMSRRPREPVHAVGAQVD, from the coding sequence ATGACCGACGCCCCGCCCGTCGAACGGTCGGCCGTCGACTGGCTCCTCGGGCGGGGCCGCGGTCCTCAGCGCGGGATCGCGTTCGTCATCGTCGTCCTGTCGGTCGGGCTCGGTCTCTTCCACTTCTACAGCACGCTGTTCGGCCAGGCCGAGGGGCACACCCATCGTTCCACGAGCCTGGCCCTCATGAGCTTGCTCGCGTTCCTGGTCTTCCCGCTCGGGCGCAAGAGCTTCGCCGACTCGCTGACGTGGCACTTCGCCATCGACCTGGCCGCGATGGCAATCGTCCTGGGAGCGCAGGTGTGGACGCTGCTGCACATCGATCGCTTCGTCGATCCGGGCTACACGGCCACCACCGCCGATGTGGTGATCGGCACCCTCCTCATCCTCGCCGTGCTGGAGGGCACGCGCCGGACCGTGGGGTGGGGCCTGACCCTCACCGCCGTCTTCTTCATCCTGCAGACCCTGCACGCCGACTGGTTCTTCTGGATCTTCTACGGGCCGCCCACGCCCTGGCGGACGATGGTCGAGAGCTTCTTCGGCAAAGAGGAAGGGCTCTACGGCATTCCCACGGCGATCATGAGCTCGGTCCTCATCCTCTTCATCCTCTTCTCCGCCTTTCTGGCCACGACGGGGATCGGGGAGTTCTTCGTCCGGCTGGCTACCGCGCTGGCCGGACGCCTGACCGGCGGCCCGGCCAAGGTCTCGGTGTTCTCCAGCGCGTTCCTGGGCACCATCTCGGGCAGTGGCGTGGCCAACGTGCTGATGGACGGCGTGTTCACCATCCCCATGATGAAACGGGCCGGCTACCGGGCGACCTTCGCCGCGGCGGTCGAGGCCACCGCGTCCATCGGGGGGCAGATCATGCCCCCCATCATGGCGGCGGCCGCGTTCATCATGGCGGACTTCGTGGGGGTGCCGTTCCGCCAGGTGGCGCTCGCGGCGGCGATCCCGGCGATCCTCTATTTCTTCTGTGTGTTCATGACCGTCCATTTCGAGGCCCGGCGCCTAGGCCTGCGGAAGGTCCCCCGGGAAGAGATGCCGAGCCTGCCCGGCACCCTCCGGCAGGACGGCTACCTGCTGCTGCCGATCGTCGCGCTGCTCTGGTACCTCTACCAGGGCTTCACCGAGGAGACGGCGGGACTCATGGCCATCGCCACCACGTTCCTGGTCAGCTTCGTCCGCCGTCGCTCGAGGCTCGGACCGGAACGGCTTCTGAGAGCGTTCGAGACCGGCGCGCGGGCGTCCGTCACCGTGGCCATGGCGGTGGCCGCGGCCGGCCTCATCATCGGGTGCGTGTTCCTGTCCGGGATCGGGATGCAGTTCTCCTTCGTGCTGATCAAGCTTTCGGGCGGGGAGTTGTGGCTGGCCCTGGTGTACACGGCCTTCGCCGCCTTCATCCTGGGGCTGTCGTTGCCGACCACCGCCGTCTATCTGACCCTGGCCATCATCGTGGCGCCCGGCCTGGTCCAGATGGGGGTACCCAAGATGGCCGCGCACATGTTCATCCTCTACATGGGGGTGACGTCGGACCTCACACCGCCGACCTGTCTGTCGCCGTTCGCGGCCGCCGGCATCGCCGGCTCGCCGCCCATGGCCACGGCATGGCAGGCCATGCGCCTGGGCGCGGTGCTCTACATCGTGCCGTTCATGTTCGTGTACTCGCCCGCGCTACTGGCGATGGGCTCGCTGCCGGACATCGTCCTGGCCACGCTCACGGCGGCGCTCGGCATCTTCTGCCTGGCCGCCGGCCTGCAGGGCTGGCTGCGGCGAGCCGCCACCCCGGTGGAGCGCGCGCTCCTGCTGGGCGCGGCGGCTGCCCTGATCAGTCCCAGCCTCTACACCGACATGGCCGGCATCGGCCTGCTGGTCGCCGCCCTCGCGCTGCAGATGTCCCGCAGGCCTCGGGAACCGGTCCATGCGGTCGGCGCTCAGGTCGATTAG
- a CDS encoding molybdopterin cofactor-binding domain-containing protein: MAAHAAAAPLRTLIGAEVRRREDPTLVQGAGRFVDDLLLPRTAVMAVLRSPHAHARLRRVAVQRAAALPGVLAVLTAADVQGQVDPEPAVGIPPGARHPARPLLAADIVRYVGEPIAVVVAERRDVAADACEAIAVDYEPLPAVGDPESALAGGAPRVHESFPDNVALRWEWTHGDVDGAFAGSRHRVGLRLVNQRVAGMAMEPRGCLAEWRNGMLTVWAGTQTPHRLRSGLAQILRLPESAVRVIAPNIGGGFGCKIGYYADETLCALAALRVGRPVRLVLTRREDFLTTTQGRGQVNEIEAAAAEDGTVLALRCRTIADLGAYLESLTPYPAMLTGRLLTGPYRIAAARYELVSVFTNAMATAPYRGAGRPEASYLLERVMDAVARVCRLDPADVRRRNLIPAAAFPYRAPSGLVYDSGQYELALDRALELADYAALRERQRRARITGRLIGVGLSTFMETAGVGPSRTAPIPGWESGSVRVEPSGKVTVLTGTSPHGQGLETVFAQIVADQLGVAFEDVAVLHSDTAIVATGVGTFGSRSVAVGGPAVAASVQKVLDKGRRIAAALLEAAAEDVVWDQGRFVVRGVPGRHVTLAQVAAAAHAGRALPAGMEPGLEASTVWDPENFTYPSGCHIAIVEVDPDTGAVKLERVVAVDDCGRVINPMLVEGQIHGGLAQGIGQALWEHMIYEGSGQCLTASLMDYAAPRADALPAFVLDRVETPTPVNPLGAKGCGEAGTIGATPAVVNAVLDALAPLGVTHLDMPLTPARVWTAVQAARADAATR; this comes from the coding sequence ATGGCTGCCCACGCGGCCGCGGCGCCCCTTCGCACGCTGATCGGCGCCGAGGTGCGGAGACGAGAAGACCCCACGCTCGTCCAGGGCGCCGGACGGTTCGTCGACGATCTCCTGCTACCGCGGACCGCCGTCATGGCGGTGCTGCGCTCGCCTCACGCCCACGCTCGGCTGCGGCGAGTCGCCGTGCAGCGCGCGGCGGCGCTGCCCGGCGTGCTGGCCGTGCTCACGGCGGCCGACGTGCAGGGGCAGGTGGATCCCGAGCCCGCCGTCGGCATCCCCCCCGGCGCCCGACACCCCGCTCGCCCGCTCCTCGCCGCCGACATCGTGCGCTACGTGGGCGAGCCGATCGCGGTCGTCGTCGCCGAGCGGCGGGACGTGGCGGCGGACGCCTGCGAGGCCATCGCGGTCGACTACGAGCCGCTGCCCGCGGTCGGCGATCCCGAGAGCGCGCTGGCGGGCGGCGCGCCGCGCGTGCACGAGTCGTTTCCCGACAACGTGGCGCTGCGCTGGGAGTGGACGCACGGCGATGTGGACGGCGCCTTTGCCGGGTCTCGCCACCGGGTGGGCCTGCGCCTGGTGAACCAGCGGGTGGCGGGGATGGCGATGGAGCCACGCGGCTGCCTGGCCGAATGGCGGAACGGGATGCTCACGGTGTGGGCGGGCACGCAGACGCCGCATCGGCTGCGCTCGGGGCTCGCCCAGATCCTGCGCCTGCCCGAATCGGCGGTGCGCGTCATCGCTCCCAACATCGGCGGCGGCTTCGGATGCAAGATCGGCTACTACGCGGACGAGACGCTCTGCGCCCTGGCCGCGCTGCGCGTGGGCCGCCCGGTGCGGCTGGTGCTGACCCGGCGCGAAGACTTCCTGACCACCACGCAGGGGCGCGGCCAGGTCAACGAGATCGAGGCGGCCGCGGCCGAGGACGGCACCGTGCTCGCCCTGCGTTGCCGGACCATCGCGGACCTGGGCGCGTATCTGGAATCCCTCACGCCGTACCCGGCGATGCTCACGGGCCGGCTCCTGACGGGCCCCTACCGGATCGCCGCCGCGCGCTACGAGCTGGTGAGCGTCTTCACCAATGCCATGGCCACCGCGCCCTATCGCGGGGCCGGCCGGCCGGAGGCCTCGTACCTGCTCGAGCGCGTGATGGACGCCGTCGCCCGCGTCTGCCGCCTGGATCCCGCGGACGTCCGCCGCCGCAATCTCATCCCGGCCGCGGCGTTTCCCTACCGGGCGCCTTCGGGGCTCGTCTACGACTCGGGCCAGTACGAGCTCGCCCTGGATCGCGCCCTGGAGCTGGCGGATTACGCGGCGCTCCGCGAGCGACAGCGCCGGGCGCGCATCACGGGGCGCCTGATCGGCGTCGGGCTGTCGACGTTCATGGAGACCGCCGGCGTGGGACCGTCCCGGACGGCGCCCATCCCGGGTTGGGAGAGCGGCTCCGTGCGCGTCGAGCCGTCGGGCAAAGTGACCGTGCTCACCGGCACCAGCCCGCATGGCCAGGGGCTGGAGACCGTCTTCGCCCAGATCGTGGCCGACCAGCTCGGTGTGGCGTTCGAGGACGTGGCGGTGCTCCACAGCGACACGGCCATCGTCGCGACCGGTGTCGGCACCTTCGGCAGCCGTTCCGTCGCCGTCGGCGGTCCCGCCGTCGCCGCCTCCGTCCAGAAGGTGCTGGACAAGGGCCGCCGGATCGCGGCGGCGCTGCTGGAGGCGGCGGCCGAAGACGTCGTGTGGGACCAGGGGCGCTTCGTGGTGCGCGGCGTGCCGGGCCGCCATGTAACGCTGGCCCAGGTGGCGGCCGCCGCCCACGCGGGCCGGGCGCTGCCGGCGGGCATGGAGCCGGGCCTGGAAGCGTCCACCGTCTGGGACCCCGAGAACTTCACGTATCCGTCCGGCTGTCACATCGCGATCGTGGAGGTCGATCCGGACACCGGCGCCGTGAAGCTGGAGCGAGTCGTGGCCGTCGACGACTGCGGCCGCGTCATCAACCCGATGCTCGTGGAGGGCCAGATCCACGGAGGCCTGGCCCAGGGCATCGGCCAGGCGCTCTGGGAGCACATGATCTACGAAGGCTCCGGGCAGTGCCTCACGGCATCGCTCATGGACTACGCGGCGCCCCGGGCCGACGCGCTGCCCGCCTTCGTGCTCGACCGGGTCGAGACGCCAACCCCCGTGAATCCGCTGGGCGCCAAGGGCTGCGGGGAGGCGGGCACGATCGGGGCCACGCCCGCGGTGGTCAACGCCGTCCTCGACGCGCTGGCGCCGCTGGGCGTGACGCATCTGGACATGCCGCTCACGCCGGCTCGAGTGTGGACGGCCGTCCAGGCCGCCCGCGCCGACGCCGCGACGCGCTGA
- a CDS encoding xanthine dehydrogenase family protein molybdopterin-binding subunit, with translation MAEHAGQVIRRREDPRLITGAGQFIDDLRLGDCLHVAIVRSPHAHARLRAIDTAAAAKAPGVVAVMTGADLGAANAPLPVFNEHPGLPRPCGIRPLAGERVRFVGEPVVAVVAADRYLAQDAAELVVVDYEPLPAVADVTAAAAAGAPLVHEALGSNVAAQWRQQVGDPDAAFRQAEVVVRATLRLARGGAQPLETRGLIAHWQDDRLTVWAAIQMVHRHRRFVARQLGLPEERVRVIAPPDVGGGFGTKGQFYPEDIIVAALARRLGRPLKWIEDRREHLACSWVEREQVHEIEVAATREGRLLALRDRFVHELGAYTVSGLNLPQNTMIHSLGPYRVPHVELAMRGVLTNTTPVGSYRGAGRPQGAFVAERAVDAVARQLGLDPVEVRRRNLIPAGAHPYDTGLTTVGRGPVVYDSGDYPRCFELALEALDYPAVRREQIRLRSQGRWLGVGVVNYIEATGTAPLESVAVRVGADGGITVITGASPQGQGHVTMLSRLVGELLGVDPAAIDVLTGDTSLIATGGGTFGSRSTALAGSAAVLASRAVHDKARRIAAHLLEAAAEDVVGAAGRFAVRGFPDRTVGWGEIAAAAHAGRAPGEAPGLEDTQVFTVSRSTFANGTHAAVIEVDPATGALRILRWVVAHDCGRVLNPGLVDGQIHGGVVQGLADALNDQLVYDGGGQRLTATLMDYALATAADAPPTFEIRHLESPTPLNPLGAKGAGEGGIMPVHPVIAQAVEDALAPFGARVTRVPVTRTDIVAMAQRR, from the coding sequence ATGGCCGAACACGCCGGGCAGGTGATCCGCCGCCGAGAGGACCCCCGGCTCATCACCGGCGCCGGCCAGTTCATCGACGATCTGCGGCTGGGCGACTGTCTGCACGTGGCCATCGTCAGGTCGCCGCACGCCCATGCCCGCCTCCGCGCCATCGACACGGCGGCTGCGGCGAAGGCGCCGGGCGTCGTAGCCGTGATGACCGGCGCCGATCTCGGCGCTGCCAATGCGCCCCTTCCCGTCTTCAACGAGCATCCCGGACTACCGCGCCCGTGCGGGATCAGGCCCCTGGCCGGCGAGCGAGTCCGATTCGTCGGCGAGCCGGTGGTGGCCGTCGTAGCGGCGGACCGCTACCTGGCCCAGGACGCCGCCGAGCTGGTCGTCGTGGACTACGAGCCGCTACCCGCGGTCGCCGACGTCACCGCGGCGGCGGCGGCCGGCGCTCCGCTGGTGCACGAAGCCCTGGGGTCCAACGTGGCCGCCCAGTGGCGCCAACAGGTGGGCGATCCGGACGCGGCGTTCCGCCAGGCCGAGGTCGTCGTGCGGGCCACCTTGCGGCTGGCTCGCGGCGGCGCCCAGCCGCTCGAGACACGGGGCCTGATCGCCCACTGGCAGGACGACCGGCTCACGGTGTGGGCGGCCATCCAGATGGTCCATCGCCACCGCCGCTTCGTCGCCCGGCAGCTCGGCCTGCCCGAGGAGCGCGTGCGCGTCATCGCCCCGCCCGACGTGGGCGGTGGCTTCGGCACCAAAGGGCAGTTCTACCCGGAGGACATCATCGTGGCAGCGCTGGCCCGGCGGCTCGGCCGGCCGCTGAAGTGGATCGAGGATCGCCGCGAGCACCTGGCGTGCTCGTGGGTGGAGCGCGAGCAGGTGCACGAGATCGAGGTGGCGGCCACGCGCGAGGGTCGGCTCCTCGCGTTGCGCGACCGGTTCGTCCACGAGCTGGGCGCCTATACCGTCTCCGGGCTCAACCTCCCCCAGAACACGATGATCCACTCCCTCGGCCCGTACCGCGTGCCCCACGTGGAGCTGGCCATGCGGGGCGTCCTCACCAACACGACTCCGGTCGGCTCCTACCGGGGCGCCGGCCGTCCCCAGGGCGCCTTCGTGGCCGAGCGCGCGGTGGACGCGGTGGCCCGCCAGCTCGGACTCGATCCCGTCGAGGTTCGGCGGCGCAACCTCATTCCCGCCGGTGCGCACCCGTACGACACGGGGCTCACGACCGTAGGGCGAGGGCCCGTGGTCTACGACAGCGGCGACTACCCGCGGTGCTTCGAGCTGGCGCTGGAGGCGCTCGATTACCCGGCCGTGCGCCGGGAGCAGATCCGGCTGAGGAGCCAGGGCCGCTGGCTCGGCGTCGGGGTCGTCAACTACATCGAGGCGACCGGCACGGCGCCCCTCGAGAGCGTGGCGGTGCGGGTGGGCGCCGACGGTGGCATCACCGTCATCACCGGAGCCTCGCCCCAGGGCCAGGGCCACGTCACCATGCTCTCCCGCCTGGTCGGTGAGCTGCTCGGTGTCGACCCCGCCGCCATCGACGTGCTGACCGGCGACACCAGCCTCATCGCCACCGGCGGCGGCACCTTCGGCAGCCGGAGCACCGCGCTGGCCGGGAGCGCCGCCGTGCTGGCCTCGCGCGCGGTGCACGACAAGGCGCGCCGTATCGCCGCGCATCTGCTCGAGGCCGCCGCCGAGGACGTCGTGGGCGCGGCCGGACGGTTCGCCGTGCGCGGCTTCCCGGACCGGACGGTCGGCTGGGGCGAGATCGCCGCGGCCGCCCACGCCGGGCGCGCGCCCGGGGAAGCTCCGGGGCTCGAGGACACCCAGGTGTTCACCGTGTCGCGATCGACGTTCGCCAACGGCACGCACGCGGCGGTCATCGAGGTCGATCCCGCGACGGGCGCGCTGCGCATCCTGCGCTGGGTCGTCGCTCACGACTGCGGCCGCGTCCTCAATCCGGGCCTCGTCGACGGCCAGATCCACGGCGGCGTGGTCCAGGGGTTGGCCGATGCCCTCAACGATCAACTCGTCTACGACGGTGGCGGACAGCGCCTGACCGCCACGCTGATGGACTACGCGCTGGCCACGGCGGCCGACGCGCCACCCACGTTCGAGATCCGCCATCTGGAGTCCCCGACGCCGCTGAACCCGCTGGGGGCCAAAGGCGCCGGCGAGGGCGGGATCATGCCGGTGCACCCCGTCATCGCCCAGGCCGTCGAGGACGCCCTGGCCCCGTTCGGCGCCCGGGTCACCCGGGTTCCGGTGACCCGGACCGATATCGTGGCCATGGCCCAGCGGCGATAG
- a CDS encoding TAXI family TRAP transporter solute-binding subunit, protein MHKMLALVPALALAFGLATPAFAQQWKPDVKFIKIGVSSAGGDWFRGGAKLSTMIPEVLPGVSAGTLLGGGVVNVTKVGKGEAQIAFALTPYPEDGYNGRGKYKEPYKNVRLIASNIGRSVVIALFVIKDSPIKTFQDIKGKRIVPGDRGWGTTELAEAVMTAAGMPPDRFKAEGGTISYTSITDRSKALQDRNVDAIFIPGQVTYPDLMAVQQAVGIRAIPLPTDAVERTLSIMGGLSRAKVPKGLYGVVKEDLPSPGFLQQLIVDAGLSDEVVYRLTKLWWERAKEIGEIAPSLAQSDVKTAMEGATIPFHPGALRYYKEIGVAR, encoded by the coding sequence ATGCACAAGATGCTTGCCCTGGTCCCTGCGCTCGCCCTCGCTTTCGGCCTCGCCACGCCGGCCTTCGCCCAGCAGTGGAAGCCCGACGTGAAATTCATCAAGATCGGCGTCTCCAGCGCCGGCGGCGACTGGTTCCGTGGCGGCGCAAAGCTCTCGACCATGATCCCGGAGGTCTTGCCCGGGGTGTCGGCAGGCACCCTCCTGGGTGGGGGCGTGGTCAACGTGACGAAGGTGGGCAAGGGCGAGGCCCAGATCGCCTTTGCGCTCACCCCGTACCCCGAGGACGGGTACAACGGCCGCGGCAAGTACAAGGAGCCGTACAAGAACGTGCGCCTGATCGCCTCGAATATCGGCCGTTCGGTCGTCATCGCGCTGTTCGTGATCAAGGACAGCCCGATCAAGACCTTTCAGGACATCAAGGGCAAGCGGATCGTGCCCGGCGACCGCGGCTGGGGCACCACCGAGCTGGCCGAGGCCGTCATGACGGCCGCCGGCATGCCGCCCGACAGGTTCAAGGCGGAGGGGGGGACCATCAGCTACACCTCGATCACCGACCGCTCCAAGGCGCTTCAGGACCGGAACGTCGACGCCATCTTCATTCCGGGCCAGGTGACCTACCCGGACCTCATGGCGGTCCAGCAGGCGGTCGGTATCCGGGCGATTCCCCTGCCGACGGACGCCGTGGAGCGCACGCTGTCGATTATGGGCGGCCTCTCCCGGGCCAAGGTCCCGAAGGGACTCTACGGCGTCGTGAAGGAGGACCTGCCCTCGCCCGGGTTTCTCCAGCAGCTCATCGTCGATGCCGGCCTCTCGGACGAAGTGGTCTACCGGCTGACCAAGCTGTGGTGGGAGCGGGCGAAGGAGATCGGGGAGATCGCCCCCAGCCTCGCCCAGTCCGACGTCAAGACGGCCATGGAAGGCGCCACGATCCCCTTCCATCCCGGGGCGCTGCGCTACTACAAGGAAATCGGGGTCGCTCGGTAG